The Chloroflexota bacterium genomic sequence AACAGTCTCTCTCCCAGGGCCAAGAATAGGGATACCCACTTCCGCGCCGCTGCATCCCCTTTTTGCGCCCTTCTTCTGAACCCTGGATACTTAGTCCACCGCATTTCATAGAACAGCTTCTGCACCCTCCAGAGGTTCACCGGGTAAGGTATGGAGCGTGCCAGAGTCACTCCGGCTATTAGATTTCGCAAACGGGAGAGGTTCTCGGGAGTTGAAACGAATTTGGCCATCATTCTCTCGATGGTGTGCTCAAACAGATAGCTGAGGCCTTCAGCATCCAAGTCAGCGCTCCACAGTTTGGCCGCCTCCAGCAGGCTCCTGATTCGCTCGGCATTCAGAGAATCGCTGCTGACCTCTCTCCGCAGGTCAGCGTTCAGGATGAATGCCACGGCAGGCCGAAAGGCCTTCGGGGGATGATTGCCCAGGTCAGCGATAGAGCGCATCAGTGGATAGTCGTCCTCGTAGATTTGACGGAAGGCTGCTTCGACTTCGGCCGCGGTTGACCCCAGGATGCGGTCTAAGGCCTGGCGTTGCTCATCAAGAAAAAGGGACTTCAGAGAGTAGGTCGGGGTTCCGAGGTGCTTGTCAAGAAGTTTGATGACCTGGGGAAAATCCCCCGCAGAGAAGGCCTGGGTCATCTCCTGAAGCATCGCCTGGTATGGTTTGTCCCCGCGGTACTCCTGCACGCCAGCGGTGATATTGCAGTTGTCAGTATAGAGGACGCCAAAGGAAAGTGAGGCCGACTCGTGGGTGATTTCTGAGATGAACCTGGCACGCCCTAATGCCAGCCGGGCTTCGCCTGCCTGATAGCTTTTATGGTCTGCGACATCTACCTGGTAACAGAAAATCTTCTCCCGCTGGCCGTATTCCTCAAGCATCGAAGTGATGGCATAATGGGCAGCGATCTTGTTTAGATCTAGCATGGCTGGCTTGACGAAATTCTCATAGACGCGGCGGCCATTGCCGTGCTCAGGGATATTGCTCCTGGCTCCTTGAAAAAGTCCCAAGAAGTGAGGCTCGATGGGCTCGCCAAAGAGATCCTCTGCCAGTTGAACCACCCGCCCGGCATACTGTATGACCTGAAGCGTTTCAATGCCAGTGAGCTCGTCGAAAAACCAGGCGTCACTGGCATACATCAGCAAGGCGTAGCGCTGAAGCTCTAGCAGTTTGAGAGCGGTGATCTGCTCTGCCTCATCGAGCTCCTGAGCGGCATGGCGGCTGAAGAACTGCTGGACGCTGTCCGGTGAACGGTCAAGGATTACCTGGATATAGTCGTTTCGTGCCGCCCAGGGGTCTGTCAGAAGTTGGCGTGCCTTCGCTTCATATTTGGGGGCCAGAGTATCGCGCAGCCAGTCCAGGGCCTTCCGCAGAGGGGCGCGCCATTTCTGGTTCCAGCCTGGCTTTGGGCCGACATGACACCCGCAGTCACCCCGCCAGCGTTCTACCCCGTGGACGCAGCTCCACGAGGTGTTCTCCACAATCCGCACCTCGTGGGTGGGTGGGTGGTGCTCCAGGTATTCCGCGTAGTTGGTGATTCGGGCAAGGTAATTAGTCTCGATATACTGGAGGGCATAGGCCAGGGCCATATCTCCAAAGCGGTGATGATGACCGTAGGTCTCTCCATCCGTGGCAATATGAACAAGTTTCGGCCAGGTACGTTTGTCACTGAAGACACTGACGAGGCGGCGGGCAAAGTCAGTGCCGCTGGAGAGCAGGCCCTCGAAGGCAACGGCTCGGGCGATAGGGCCATGATAGAAAAAAAGGTTGAGCTTTCGACCTGAAGCCAGGTGCACCTCGTAAGCCATGGTGGTATCGATTTGTCCATCGCTGACGTCATGCCAGGCATGCCTGCCGCCGATCGGGCGCACTCGGCTGGCTTGATGGGGAGCGAGGATGGTGAAGCGCAGACCCAACTCCGCCATGATGCCCAGCGTCTCCAGATCAACCGCCGTCTCAGGAAGCCACATTCCCTCTGGCCGTCGCCCGAAGCGGTGCTCAAAGTCTTTTATTCCCCATAAGACCTGCGTATATTTGTCACGTCGATTTGCCAGGGGCAGGATCATATGATTGTATGCCTGGGCCAGGGCTGATCCGTGCCCCGAGAAGGCCCTCTGACTTTCTCGGTCAGCATTGAGAATGCCTTCATACACCTCAGGGGCATTGCTCTCCATCCATGAAAGCAGGGTGGGGCCGAAATCGAAACTGATCTTGGCGTAGTTGTTCACCATCTCTACAATCCGGCCCTCAGCGTCCAGGATATGTGAACCCAGGTTAGGCTCATAGCACTCGGCGGTGACCCGCTCATTCCAGTCGTGGTACGGGTAGGCCGAGTCCTGCACCTCGATGGCCTCCAGCCAGGCGTTCTCCCGGCGCGGCTGGTAGAAATGGCCGTGAATACAAATGTAGCGATCCATCTAGGTTTCCTTCGCCAGTACCCCGACAGGGAACCGATGGCAGCACTTCTCCAGGTAACCGGCGTTCAGGCCAGTTTCCAGGCTCATGGCTGCTCTGCCTCGCTTTTGAAGAACAGGATAGCCAGGGGTGGGAGCGTCAGATCAAGGGAATAGGGACGGCCGTGCTGGGAAATCCCCACAGCCTCCACCCCACCCAGGTTGCCGAGGCCGCTTCCTCCATATTCTTTGGCGTCACTGTTCAGTACCTCTTTCCACAGGCCCGGGCGCGGTGCGCCCACCCGGTAGTGGAAACGGGGTACCGGAGTGAAGTTGGCGGTGGCCAGAAAGATATCGCCGCGGGAGCGCCCCTTGCGAATGAGACTGAGGACGCTGCTGTCAGCGTCGCTACAGTCCACCCACTCAAATCCCGCGGCGTCGCAGTCCATCTCATGTAGTGCCGATTCGTTTCTGTACAGCCAATTCAGGTCCTCCACCCACTTCTGCAGGCCGAGGTGTGGCTGGTATTGCAGGAGATGCCACTCCAGGCTTTCGTCATGGTACCACTCGCGCCACTGGCCAAATTCGCCGCCCATGAAGAGCAACTTCTTGGCAGGCTGGGCGTACATATAGCCCAGCATAAGTCTCAAATTGGCAAACTTCTGGAAGTCGTCACCAGGCATCTTGGCCAGGAGCGAGCCTTTACCGTGCACTACCTCGTCATGAGAAAGAGGCAGGACGAAGTTTTCAAAGAAGGCATAGATCATACGAAAAGTCAGTTCGTTTTGATGATATTTTCTGAAGACTGGGTCCTTGGTCATGTATACCAGCGTATCGTGCATCCATCCCATGTCCCACTTCAGGCCGAAGCCCAGCCCTCCCACATAGGTGGGTCGCGACACCATGGGCCAGGCGGTAGACTCCTCGGCAATCGTTTGCACGCCGGGATAATGTCTGTACACCTCTTCGTTGAAACGCCGCAGGAAGGCAATGGCCTCCAGGTTTTCTCTCCCGCCGTACTGGTTAGGGATCCACTCGCCCTCCTTTCGCGAATAGTCAAGATAGAGCATAGAGGCCACCGCATCAACACGTAGCCCGTCTGCATGGTACTTGTCCAGCCAGAAAAGGGCACTACTGAGCAGGAAACTGCGCACCTCGTTACGACCATAGTTAAATACAAAGCTGTTCCAGTCGGGGTGCAGGCCTTTCCTGGGGTCAGCGTGTTCGTAGAGGTGCGTTCCGTCAAAGAAACCAAGCCCATGTTCATCACCAGGGAAGTGTGAAGGCACCCAATCGAGGATCACGCCAATGCCGTGCTGGTGCAGATAGTCAACGAAGTACATGAAGTCCTGAGGCTGTCCGAAGCGGCTGGTGGGCGCAAAGTACCCTGTGGTCTGATAACCCCACGAACCGTAAAAAGGGTGCTCCATCACCGGCAGAAGTTCCACATGGGTGAAGCCTAGCCGCTGCACATGCTCGGCCAATTTCGGCGCCAGCTCTCGGTAGGCCAGTGGGCGGTTCTCTTCTTCTGGCACACGCATCCACGAACCCAGGTGCACCTCGTATATAGCTGTCGGGGCGTCTAAAGCGTTCCTCTGGTGCCGCTTCAGCATCCACTCCTGGTCTCCCCAGGCATATTCCAGGCTCCAAACAATCGAGGCCGTCCTGGGTGGGACCTCACTGTAGAAGGCAAAGGGGTCAGCCTTGTCCACCTGATAACCACCGTAACGAGAGACAACGTGGTACTTGTACACCGTTTCCTCACGCAGTCCAGGAACGAATCCTTCCCATATCCCCGATCGGTCACGGGGCCGCAGGGGATAGCTGGTCTTGTCCCAGCCGTTGAAGCTGCCGATGACGTACACCTGCCTGGCATCGGGCGCCCACACGGCAAAGTAGGTTCCTGGCACACCGTTGGCCGTCAACGGGTGCGCTCCGAATTTCTCGTAAAGACGGAGATGAGTGCCCTCGTTGAAAAGAAAGAGGTCCTGGTCGGTCAACAGGCTTACGTCATAACGCACAGCTTGAAGCTCCGTTTCCACTTCTGATGCCCGTGTTTTCGCCTTATCCCCTTTTTCTAGCATGCCGTATCCTCCCCTTCTCTTTCCGAATCCGGTTCACCTGGCGTAACACCTCTGTCACCTCAGGCAACCGAGAAAACGTTTCAAAGGCATAGTCGCACTTCTGCTGCCAGTTAGGCCGTTCTGTGGTCGTCCCCGGGACATTCTGAGGCGCACTTTCCAGCCACAGGTCCTCCAAGTTGATGAGAACCAGCTTAGTGGGGTTGCTGCTGAGAAAGGCCAGAAGCGCCTGGAGGACTGCTTTTGGATCTGCGGGTAGGCAAGTGAGAAAGCCCGCATCCCGTAAGAAAGCGGTCACCGCTTCCCGAGTGGCGCAGCGGCAACCCATCTCACGCCGGGCGCTAGCGTTGTCCAGCAAGCCCAGTCGTACCCGGTCTTCGATGTCCAGCCCTGTCCAGAAACCGGCGAAGGTGGGCGTATCATGCGTATTGAGGCTGGCTACGTAGTCAGCAGGCACTGTACAGAGTCCGCAGCGCGCTTGAGGGTTGAGCGCAAACTGCATGACGTGCATCCCGTGAATATCGTGCTGTCTCAATGCCCGATGGATATATGATGGCACTGTGCCTAGATTCTCCCCCACGATGCAGCATTTGTGTCTGTGGGACTCCAGGCACAGGATAGCATAGAACTCCTGGGCTGGATAGCGGACATATACCCCCTCGGTAGCCTCGAACCCCTGCGGCACCCAGAAAAGACGATGAAAGGACATCGCATGGTCAATCCGCAGGACGCCAGCATGTCTCATTTGATGCCGCAGACAGTCGATGTAATAGCGGTGGCCTTGCTGGCGGAGCCCGTCGGGGTGCAATGGAGGGAATCCCCAGTCCTGCCCCTTGACGAAGAAATTGTCCGGTGGCGCTCCTCCTGAGACATCCCTGGCAAACACGCTACGGTAACGCCAGACATCATAGCCATCCGGGTGGACTCCCAGCGGCAGGTC encodes the following:
- a CDS encoding DUF3536 domain-containing protein produces the protein MDRYICIHGHFYQPRRENAWLEAIEVQDSAYPYHDWNERVTAECYEPNLGSHILDAEGRIVEMVNNYAKISFDFGPTLLSWMESNAPEVYEGILNADRESQRAFSGHGSALAQAYNHMILPLANRRDKYTQVLWGIKDFEHRFGRRPEGMWLPETAVDLETLGIMAELGLRFTILAPHQASRVRPIGGRHAWHDVSDGQIDTTMAYEVHLASGRKLNLFFYHGPIARAVAFEGLLSSGTDFARRLVSVFSDKRTWPKLVHIATDGETYGHHHRFGDMALAYALQYIETNYLARITNYAEYLEHHPPTHEVRIVENTSWSCVHGVERWRGDCGCHVGPKPGWNQKWRAPLRKALDWLRDTLAPKYEAKARQLLTDPWAARNDYIQVILDRSPDSVQQFFSRHAAQELDEAEQITALKLLELQRYALLMYASDAWFFDELTGIETLQVIQYAGRVVQLAEDLFGEPIEPHFLGLFQGARSNIPEHGNGRRVYENFVKPAMLDLNKIAAHYAITSMLEEYGQREKIFCYQVDVADHKSYQAGEARLALGRARFISEITHESASLSFGVLYTDNCNITAGVQEYRGDKPYQAMLQEMTQAFSAGDFPQVIKLLDKHLGTPTYSLKSLFLDEQRQALDRILGSTAAEVEAAFRQIYEDDYPLMRSIADLGNHPPKAFRPAVAFILNADLRREVSSDSLNAERIRSLLEAAKLWSADLDAEGLSYLFEHTIERMMAKFVSTPENLSRLRNLIAGVTLARSIPYPVNLWRVQKLFYEMRWTKYPGFRRRAQKGDAAARKWVSLFLALGERLLVRVE
- the glgB gene encoding 1,4-alpha-glucan branching protein GlgB; this encodes MLEKGDKAKTRASEVETELQAVRYDVSLLTDQDLFLFNEGTHLRLYEKFGAHPLTANGVPGTYFAVWAPDARQVYVIGSFNGWDKTSYPLRPRDRSGIWEGFVPGLREETVYKYHVVSRYGGYQVDKADPFAFYSEVPPRTASIVWSLEYAWGDQEWMLKRHQRNALDAPTAIYEVHLGSWMRVPEEENRPLAYRELAPKLAEHVQRLGFTHVELLPVMEHPFYGSWGYQTTGYFAPTSRFGQPQDFMYFVDYLHQHGIGVILDWVPSHFPGDEHGLGFFDGTHLYEHADPRKGLHPDWNSFVFNYGRNEVRSFLLSSALFWLDKYHADGLRVDAVASMLYLDYSRKEGEWIPNQYGGRENLEAIAFLRRFNEEVYRHYPGVQTIAEESTAWPMVSRPTYVGGLGFGLKWDMGWMHDTLVYMTKDPVFRKYHQNELTFRMIYAFFENFVLPLSHDEVVHGKGSLLAKMPGDDFQKFANLRLMLGYMYAQPAKKLLFMGGEFGQWREWYHDESLEWHLLQYQPHLGLQKWVEDLNWLYRNESALHEMDCDAAGFEWVDCSDADSSVLSLIRKGRSRGDIFLATANFTPVPRFHYRVGAPRPGLWKEVLNSDAKEYGGSGLGNLGGVEAVGISQHGRPYSLDLTLPPLAILFFKSEAEQP